CGCTGTTCGCTTACGGCGACTACGTGGCGTTTGAGGAAACCGAACTCACAAAGACGGTGGCACAGGCGGGGTCTGCCCTACGTGAGATCCCGGCGGACGACTACGTCATCGAGGCCCAGTTCCGCATCGTCTCGGCCGCCTTCGGCGTCATCTTTGGGTATCAGGACACGAACAATTTGAACATGTGGCAGATCTTCGGCACAAGCGCCGGCGACGTAAACAACGGTGTGCCCTGGTTAAAGCCGCACATCAAATCAAACGGCGTTTGGAGCGTGGCGGGCAAATTCAATATCGACAGCGTACCGCACGATGAGATGTTCACCCACGAGTACACACTGCGGCTGGTGGTGGAGAACAAAGAAGTGAAGGGCTATGTGGACGGGAACCTGGTCTATACGGGGCAGGCGCTGAACACCCGGGGCGGTTTCGGGTTCCGCGCGGACCCCGGAGGAGAACAGGGGTCGGTGGGTTCCCTCAAGGTAACGAGCCTCGACGGAGCCGAAGTTTACTATGAGGATCACTTTGACGGGGAAAACAACTTCAACCGCGGCGTCATCGAAGACGGGCGTTTTGTGTGGAGGGGCACAGGCAGCGATGAGGCTATCGCCGTGATCAAACAGCTCACCGCGACGTACACGGCCAAGCTGCCGACGAACTTCCAGTTCACGCCATATATCCGGCTCAACGCGCCGAAGGAGGGTGCGATGATCCGGATGTACACGGACAAATTGAACGTGGGCTGCGTCATGGCGGAGTACATCACCAAGGCGGGGCCGCAGACGTATGAATCCCTCGGGTGGATGAATGGCGACCAACTGATCTTCGAGGTGCCGGCGGACGTCGAGGTGGAGGCGCTGGGCTACCGACGTTCCGGATATGCGGCCACCTTCGACGGATCCTTCACGTCGGACGACGAATTCCTGAACATCCTGTGGCGCAAAGCGCGGGATACCTTGTACGTGACGATGCGAGACGGTTTCATGGACTGCCCGGACCGCGAGCGAGCCCAATGGTGGGGCGACGCGGTGAATGAGATGCAGATGGCGTTTTACTCGCTGTCCCCTGACGCGGCCCTGCTGGTGAAGAAGGGCATCGGGAATGTACTCGGCTATGTGCGCGACGGCGTGATCCCCACGGTGGCGCCGATCAATACAAGCTGGTTTGAACTGCCGGCGCAGTCCATGGCCGGCATCATGAGTTTCTATCTGTACTATGAGTACACGGGCGACGACAGCCATTTCGCGCGGGCGTACCCTGCGGCGCACACCTACCTGCTGACGAAATTCAACATGGGCGCGGACGGCGTAGTTCAGCACCGGGGCGGCAGCTGGGACTGGAGCGACTGGGGCAGCTACTCCGACCAGAAGCTGATCACGAACGCCTGGTACTATGTGGCGCTCGACCGCACGCTGAAGATGGCGGAGAGACTCGGCGCCGACATGGAGACCGACGCGACGGTGCAGGCATTGCAGGCGCGGAAACGCTCGATCGAGGAACACTTCGACGCAGTGTTCTGGAACGACGGCGGATTTTACCGCACACCCGGCGTGGGGACGACGGACGACCGGGGCAACGCGCTGGCGGTGTATGCCGGGCTGGCGTCGGCGGATCGATATCCGGCGCTGCGCAATGTCCTGATGACCACACGGCACGCGAGCCCATATATGGAGAAATACGTGCTGGAGGCGCTGTACCTGATGGGATACGAGGACAGTGCGCTGGAGCGGATGAAGAGCCGCTACGCGGAGATGGTGGCGAGCCATTACTCCACGCTGTGGGAGTTCTGGGACCCGAACAGCGGCACACAAAACCACGCGTGGACGGGCGGTCCGCTCACAATGCTCAGCGGGTACGCCGCGGGCGTGCGGCCGCTGACGCCCGGTTATGAGACGTTCACGGTAGCGCCGCAGCTCGGCGGTATCCGGAACCTCAGTGTGGTGGTACCCACGGTGCGCGGGGAGATCGCGGTGTCGGCGGACGCCGCGCCAGACGGCACGGCGCGGGTGCACACGACGGTACCGGCGGGCACGACGGCGGTGGTCGGCGTCCCGCTGACCGGCGGACGCCGCGCCACGACGGTATACTGCGGAGACGAAACCATCTGGGAGAACGGACAGGATATGCCAAACGAAGCCGGCCTCACGAGCACCGGCTCAGACGACAAATTTGTGTACTTCACTGTGACGTCGGACATCACGCTGACCGCGGCGCGTGGCGCAGTGCAGATGCTTACAGTGAGTGTGGACGATGGACAGAACATGAGACTCTTTGTGGACGGTGTGGAACAGGCGGCGCCGTACCAGGCCATGTATCTGAAGGGCGAACGCGTACGGATCCAGTTTGTGTCCCGCTACGCCGGCGAATACGGCGTGGTGGCCGTCGACGGCGCCGATCTCGGCGACGAGACGCAGATGGACTACATGGTGCAGATGGAAAAGGATTATACGCTGCTGGCGCACGCCGAATGGATCGGCCCGGTTAACCTGGCCCGTGGGAAGATCCCCGTAGAGGCGGACAACGCGATGGTAGGGGCTGCCGACGGCGCTTGGGGTTCAAACAATCTGGTGGACGGTGAGCGTGTCGGACGGGCCGGGAAGTCGGGCTTTACAACGCGGGAATACTTCAGCCAGCGCGATATCTCCGCAAACCCGCACAAGGTAACAATCGACCTTGGCGCCGTGAAGAACGTCGACAGGGTGTACATCTACCCGCGGTCCGACGCGGCGACGGCGCAGGGCGGCTACCCAAATTACCCGCAGGACTTCACGATCCAGGTGAGCACCGACGGCGTCAGCTACACGGCGGTCAAGACGGTGACAGGCGAACCGGCGCCGACGGCGGCGCAGGGCCGGGGCGAATATGTCTTTGACGTGGTGCCGGCGCGTTATGTGCGCATCGTGACGACGATGTTGGGCCTGCCCGCGGCGGACGAGGGCACCGATGCTCAGGGGCGCGTGCGCAATCGGCTGCAGCTTGCCGAGATCGAAGTGTACGGACAGTCGGACTTCACGTTTGACGTGGCGGTCGACAAAGCGGCCCGGACCGTGACGGTCATAGGGTCCGGCTTCGAACCGGGCGAGCGGGCGCTGCTGCGCACCGGCTACAACTACGCGCCGGCGGCACAGGCAAACGACTACCGCCTGTACGTCACGGCAGACGGCGCCGGCCGCGTGGATCTCACACTGCCGGCATCAGTGACGGCGGACTTGCCCTGGCTGGGCGGACACCGCTACTATGTGTCGCTGGGTGGCGTGACGAAGTCTGCGCCGATTCCGGCCACCGAGGTGCGGGCGCACTCGTCAGCGCGCATCTCGCTGCGCATCAAGGGCAAAGCGCCGCTGAACCTGAACGTGGAGGCGCTGCCGGAGGAGGCGTACGCCGTGACGTCCAGCAACGCCGCCGTCGTGGCGGTGGATCGGGTGGACGGCGCCTGGGTGGTCACCGGCAAAAAGGCTGGTACGGTACTCGTCACAGTGCGCGTGTCAGAGGAATACGGCGCCGCCGTCCACGTTGTGACGGTCTCCGTGGGCTGACGAGGGCGAAATATCTAAAAATTTACCAATCGCAGCCGAGCACAAAACAGCCCCGCCGATTCGGCGGGGCTGTTTTGTGCTCGGTTGCGGCCTTTATCCGTCGCTGTCCAGCAGCGCGTCCAGCGGCGGCACATCCTCGCCGCCGAGATCCGTCTGCGTCAGTTCACCGATGGCCATCTTACTTGGGTCGCCGTATTGATAGAACTGGTCCAACAGTTCCACCGCCGCCCGGATGCGGGTGCGAAGCAGGTAGCCGCGCTTCGCAGCGGCGCTGATCATTTCGTCCGGGCCGATGGTGGGTTCCCAGCCGTAAGCCGTCCCGTGGAACTGCCGGATGCTCTCCAGAATCTCCCGCGTTTCGGCCTCGGTAAGCGGTGCGAGCTGCTGCGCCGTGCAGACCGTGTCCAGTGCGCGCCCGGCGGCCTGTACGGCCTCGGGCGGCAGCTCGCTCTCCGCCAGATTGTCGTACTCGTTTTTGGCCTGGATGACGTCGGGCACAAACGACGCGTTGAAAGCAAAGACGGAATAGATCCCAAACAGCGGGCTTTCGGCCTCAGGCAACAGGAACCGGGCCAAATTGACATAGGCTTTTATCCGGGCCTTTTTTCCGAGACGGCCTATGAGTTCGGCCTCGTCGACGAGAATCACCCAACCTTTGCAGCCAAGCTGGGGGAACAGCCGGCTTGCGAAGGCGATACAGCCGCGCCAGGTCAAATGCGAAACGTAGTCCCGGCGGAAACGACGCATGGGTGTGAGCGCTTTGTAGAGCGTTTGCAGATAGACATCTGCGTCTTCGGCAGCTGGCACAGAGACGGGATGGAGGGGATGGCGTATGACGCGCCGCCCGCCTCTCACAACCGGGCGTCTGCGGGTCTTTTTTCGCACACAAACATGAGCCCAGGGTTGCACCCTCGGCCCACGTTGAACTGCATTACGGCAAGATCATTTCGTTACATCTGTACCTGCACCGATTATACCGCCGGTGTCGTGGGGAACAGGTTCAGCGCCAGCGTAAAGAGCAAAAATAGAGCGGCCACCCATTTGGTCACGCGGGCCAGACGGGCGTCCCAGGTGCGGGCCTTGTTTTTGGTCATGAAGGATTCGGCCGCGCCGGCAATGGCGCCGGACAGACCGGAACGTTTGCCGGACTGCAACAGCACCACCGCGATCAGGAACAGAGATGTCAGGACCTGAACAATGGTACTGACCAATTTGAGAGTTTCCATAACAAAGACCTCCTCATGGGATGGCGAACCTCCGCCTGAAAAATGCACGGCCCGGGGAGAGTCCTCATTTCAGCCGGCACAAACACAAGTGTATCACATAAGGCGCCGCTTGACAAGAGACTGCGCGCGAAAATTCAGGAGTTTTTTGCCGCCAAAGCCGCCAGATAGAAATAGAAAGCGGCGTTTAACCCGGCGGCGTTTCGCCGGCCGGCAGAGACTGCGTGCCGAGCAGGTACTTGGCGAAGGGACTCGAAAGGGGGATCACCAGCGTGGAACCGGAGCCCACCGTGAGGCGGTAGGTGTCCAGCAGGTTGTAGAATTCGAAGAAGGAGGAGTTGGCGCTGTAAGCCTCGTTGTAGATACGGGCGGCCTCGCTGTCGCCCTCGCCCTTCAGGATCTCGGCCTTGCGCGCGGCCTCCGAGGTGATGCCGGCGACCTCGCGGTCGGTCTCCGAACGGATCTTCAGCGACTCCTCCTCACCCTTGGAGCGATACTGCGCCGACATGCGGGCGCGTTCTGTGATCATGCGGTTGTAGATGCTCTGGTAGTTCTCCTCCGGCAGGTCGGTGCGCTTGATGCGGATGTCGAAGACGTCCACGCCGAAAGTGGCGCAGGCCGCGCTGACCGTGTGGTTGAGATCGTCCAGCATAACGCCCACCGCCGCCTTGTCGGTGATGAGGGTGGTGGACTGCATGGTGCCCACATGGGTGTTCATGTAGGAATATAAGTAACTGTCGATGCGGCCGTAGGCGTTTTGGATGTTGGAGACGCCCTTGTAAAAGCGCAGTGGGTTCACAATGCGCCACTGGGCGTTGTTGTCGAAGTAGATCTTCTTCTTGTCGGCCGTGATGACCTGCCGGGAGGGCGTGTCGTAGGCCAACAGCATACTGGGGTACTTGATCACATGGTCGAGGAAAGGGACCTTCCACTTGAGCCCCGTGCCGGTGCGCACGGGGATGTGTCCCTCGCCGTCCTCGGCCAGCTGGTCAAAGAGTTCCTGCGAGGTCTCTTTCACGTAGACAGCCTCGATGCGGCCAAAGCGCTGGATCAGCGCGGACTCACCCTCCTGCAGTTCGAAGAAACAGTTCAGCAAGACGACCAAGAGAAGACACAGTCCGACTGCCAGCGAGATCCATTTGGTGGTCTTTTTCATGGCGCAAGACTCCTTTCAAGCACAATCTGAACCGTCTAAGGCTGCTGGGGCAGGACAGAGGACGGGCCGATGGAGAGGAATTTGACCGTCTCGCCGGATTCGTCGACAAAGTAGACATTCTTCACGCGGGGCAGCACCTCGCGGATCATCTCCTGATAGAGACGCGTGCGCATGATGTCCGGGTAGGCGGCGTATTCCGCCTCGATGGCCTTGTAGCGTGACACGGCGCCCTCGGCCTCGTTGATGCGCCGCTGCTTGTAAGCCTCGGCGTCGTTGACCAGTTTGACCGCCTCGCCGTTTGCGATGGGCAGACGTTCGTTCTCGTACTTCAGGGCCTCGTTGATCTTGGATTGCTGCTCCTCTTTCGCGGAGGAGACGTCCAAAAACGCCTCCCGCACCGGGTCCGGCGGCATGGCGTCTTGGAGTTGCACGCCGGTGATGAGAATCCCCATCTCGTACTTGTCGCAAATCGCCTGCAGGTCGGCCATGACCTCGCGCTGGATCTCGTCCTTTCGGTCGGTCAGCACGTCGTCCAGCACATGCGAGGCCACGACGCGGCGGTAGGCCGACTCCGCGATCACACTCAGCGTGGCCTCCGGCCGCTGTACCTTGAAAAGAAAATTGTAGCTATGGTTGACCTTATACAGGATCGCCCAGTCCGCATTCACCAGGTTTTCGTCGCCGGTCAGCATGAGTGATTCGCTCTCGATGAACTCTTCGGAAACCATCGGCGATGTGTTGAGGTGAGTGGGTTCGTTGCTGCGAAAACCGAATTCCTGCCGGCGGATGCCCTCCACATTGACGGCGTAGATCTGATCCACAAAGGGCCATTTGAAGTGAAGACCCGGATTTTGAACCGTGGTGAGGTAGCTCCCAAAGCGAGTGACGACCGCATCCTCGCCGGCGTTCAGCGTATAAAAACTGCCGGCGCCCAGAACAAACAACGCGATCAACAGCACCGCCGGCACCGCCGCCCGCCGGGCCAAACGCCCCATTCGCTCCCGCCGTCGGGCTGTCTCGGGCCCGGAACCAAAACCAAATTGCGACATGCGCAGGCCTCCCTTCGAAACCGAAAGATCGCTACCAGTGACAAACAGCGGTTACGCTGGCGGCGGAGGATCCGCCGCCAGCGTGGTCAGATCATACGGCGTGGACTGATAGACATAATAGTTCAGCCAGTTGCTAAACAGAAGGTACGCGTGGGAACGCCAGGTTTTGCGCGGGGTGTGGGCCGGGTCGTTGTCGGGGAAGTAGTTGACCGGCGGTTCGACGGGCAGGGAACGCTCCATGTCTCGGAAGTATTCCCGGGCCAGTGTGTCCGCGTCGTATTCGGCATGCCCAGTCACAAAGATACGGCGTCCGTCGCGGCTGATGGCCAGGTAGACGCCGGCTTGCTCCGAGTCGGCCAGGATCTGCAGCTCCGGCGTGGCCGCCACATCCGCCCGGCGCACCTCCGTGTGGCGCGAATGAGGGGCGCGGAAGACGTCGTCAAATCCGCGCATCAGCGGACGGCGGTTCTCCAGCACCCTGTGTTCAAACACGCCGAACATCTTTTGCGGCAACGTGTATTTGGGGATCCCATAGTGGTAGTACAGCGCGGCCTGCGCCCCCCAGCAGATGTGAAAGGTGGAGTAGACGTTTTGTTTGGACCACGCCATGATCCGGCACAGTTCCGACCAGTAGTCGACCG
This sequence is a window from Oscillospiraceae bacterium. Protein-coding genes within it:
- a CDS encoding protease modulator HflC; translated protein: MKKTTKWISLAVGLCLLLVVLLNCFFELQEGESALIQRFGRIEAVYVKETSQELFDQLAEDGEGHIPVRTGTGLKWKVPFLDHVIKYPSMLLAYDTPSRQVITADKKKIYFDNNAQWRIVNPLRFYKGVSNIQNAYGRIDSYLYSYMNTHVGTMQSTTLITDKAAVGVMLDDLNHTVSAACATFGVDVFDIRIKRTDLPEENYQSIYNRMITERARMSAQYRSKGEEESLKIRSETDREVAGITSEAARKAEILKGEGDSEAARIYNEAYSANSSFFEFYNLLDTYRLTVGSGSTLVIPLSSPFAKYLLGTQSLPAGETPPG
- a CDS encoding ATP-binding protein, whose translation is MRGGRRVIRHPLHPVSVPAAEDADVYLQTLYKALTPMRRFRRDYVSHLTWRGCIAFASRLFPQLGCKGWVILVDEAELIGRLGKKARIKAYVNLARFLLPEAESPLFGIYSVFAFNASFVPDVIQAKNEYDNLAESELPPEAVQAAGRALDTVCTAQQLAPLTEAETREILESIRQFHGTAYGWEPTIGPDEMISAAAKRGYLLRTRIRAAVELLDQFYQYGDPSKMAIGELTQTDLGGEDVPPLDALLDSDG
- the hflK gene encoding FtsH protease activity modulator HflK; amino-acid sequence: MSQFGFGSGPETARRRERMGRLARRAAVPAVLLIALFVLGAGSFYTLNAGEDAVVTRFGSYLTTVQNPGLHFKWPFVDQIYAVNVEGIRRQEFGFRSNEPTHLNTSPMVSEEFIESESLMLTGDENLVNADWAILYKVNHSYNFLFKVQRPEATLSVIAESAYRRVVASHVLDDVLTDRKDEIQREVMADLQAICDKYEMGILITGVQLQDAMPPDPVREAFLDVSSAKEEQQSKINEALKYENERLPIANGEAVKLVNDAEAYKQRRINEAEGAVSRYKAIEAEYAAYPDIMRTRLYQEMIREVLPRVKNVYFVDESGETVKFLSIGPSSVLPQQP
- the secG gene encoding preprotein translocase subunit SecG; amino-acid sequence: METLKLVSTIVQVLTSLFLIAVVLLQSGKRSGLSGAIAGAAESFMTKNKARTWDARLARVTKWVAALFLLFTLALNLFPTTPAV
- the metA gene encoding homoserine O-succinyltransferase; this translates as MPIKISDSLPARAILEGENIFVMTENRARHQDIRPLKLLILNLMPTKVVTETQILRCLSNTPLQIEVELLKTSSHQSKNTSEEHLLSFYTTFDSVAGRRFDGMIITGAPVELLPFESVDYWSELCRIMAWSKQNVYSTFHICWGAQAALYYHYGIPKYTLPQKMFGVFEHRVLENRRPLMRGFDDVFRAPHSRHTEVRRADVAATPELQILADSEQAGVYLAISRDGRRIFVTGHAEYDADTLAREYFRDMERSLPVEPPVNYFPDNDPAHTPRKTWRSHAYLLFSNWLNYYVYQSTPYDLTTLAADPPPPA